GCCACGGTGGTGTTCCACCATGCGTAGTCGGAGACAGCTGCGATACTTCGCCGTCATCGAAGCGTGCCTCGCCGTCGCGGCGGTCGTCGTCGGCCTGGCGCTCGGGCCGCCTCAGGGCTCATCCGCCGCACCTGTCCAGGCCAGCGTCACCCGCTGCGACCTGAGCACCCCGGGCGCGGCGCAGGTCACCTACACGGTGAGCAATGCCGACCGCGTCACCCACGGCTACCGGGTAGAACTGTCCGTCGCGACCGACACCGCGCCGCTGGGGTGGGGAATCAGCCTGGTCAACCGAGTCGAACCGGGAGCCACCGCGACCGCCCACGCGATGCTGCCGGTGATCGGCAGCCAGGCCGAGGCGCGGTGCACGGCCCGCGCCAGGACGAACGACGGGAGGTCCGGCCACCACGGGTAGTACCGTCGGCCGCACCGCTGTTACCTCCTGCGTTGGTTCGGAGAGTCGTGGCGGCCGGGAGCGAGTGGTCAGCCCGCCGACGGGTGGTGCGCGTCGACCGCCTGCCCCATGCGGGTGACGGCGTCGGTGAGGATCGCGGGTGAGGTGGCGAAGTTGAGCCGGACGAAGCCCGCCCCGCCGGTGCCGAAGACGTGCCCCGAGCTGAGGGCGACCCGCGCGCGGTCGAGGAACATCCGCGCGGGCCCGGCGACGTCGCTGGCCACGCCGGGCTCGCCGGCCGGCTGCTCGGTGGGGACGCCCAGCGCCGTGCAGTCCAGCCAGGCGAGGTAGGTGCCCTCGGGGCGGTGGTAGGTCACGGACGGGAGGTGCTTGGCCAGCAGCGTCTCCAGGAGCGTCCGGTTGGCGTCGAGGCCGTCGAGGAGCAGGTCGAGCCACCGCCCGCCGGCGCGGAACGCGGCGGTGTGCGCGAGGACGCCCAGGTGGCTGGGTCCGTGGCTGACCTCTTCGGGCATGCGGTTGAGGTCGGCGGCGGCCTGCGGCCCGGCGACCGCCAGCGCCGCCTTGAGTCCGGCGAGGTTCCACGCCTTCGAGGCGGAGGTCAGGGCGAACGCGTTCTCGGCGCCGGCCACCGTGAGGTACGGGGTGAAGCGCGCCCCGGGCAGCACCAGCGGGGCGTGGATCTCGTCGGAGATTACCCGTAGGCCGTGCCGGTCGGCCAGTGCGGCGACGGCCTCGAGTTCGTCGCGGCGGTGCACGACACCGGTCGGGTTGTGCGGGTTGCACAGCAGGAACGCCGGCCGGTGGCCGCAGGCCCGGGCCCGCCGGAAGGCCTCGTCGAGCGCTGCGGGGTCCATCCGCAGGTCAGGCCCGAGCGGGGCCTCGATCACCTGCCGTCCGGCGTGGCTGACGAAGGCGTAGAAGGGTGGGTAGACGGGGGAGCAGAGCACGACCGCGTCGCCGGGGTCGGTCACCAGCCGCAGTACCTCGACGATGCCCATCATCACGTCGGGTACGACGGTGGTGTGGTCGACGCGGAAGTCGGGCCAGCCCCAGCGCCCGGCGGCGAAGTCGCCGAGCGCCTCGGCGTACGCCGTCCCGTACGCGTAACCGGTGTCACCGAGGTCGATCGCGCGGCGGAGCGCGTCGGCCACCGGAGGTGCGAGGGGCACGTCCTGTTCCGCGACCCAGAGGGGGAGCACGTCGGGCGGGTGCATGCGCCACTTCACGCTGGTGCGCTGCCGGAGTTCGTTCAGCGTGAGCAGGGTGAGCGGGTTCTGGGCCGCGGAGCCGTCGGCGGAGGGGGCAGGGCTGGCCATGCCGCCCACCCTAGGCCGTAGGTCGAGTGGTCGTCGTCCTCGGCGCCGGAGTTTGCTCCTGACCGGGCCGTTGGCCGCCGTGTGCAACGATCGTCGGGCGTGCAGTCGACCGGCCCGCCGGCCGCCCCGCCGGCGTGCCGGTGGTCGGCCGGCGTGCGCGACGACAACCACCTCGTACCCCTAGGAGAGCACGATGTCCCTCTCTCCGGCTCGGGTCTTCGCCGCGCTCAACGCGGTGCGACCGCCCGAGCGCTCGGCTCCGGTCATGGGCAGGGCCGTCGTGGTCGGCGGCAGTGTCGCCGGTCTGCTGGCCGCCCGGGTGCTGTCTGACCACGCGGAGAGTGTCGTCATCATCGACCGGGACGAGGCGCAGGCGCCCGGCGAGCGGCCCGGCGTGCCGCAGGGCACGCAACTGCACGCGCTGCTGCCCGGCGGCTTTCTCCAGCTCGAGCAGCTGTTCCCGGGATTCCGTGAGCAGGCCCTGGCCCAAGGCGCGATCGAGGCGCCACCGGCGGCCCGGCGGAACTACCTTGATGGTCGCCTGAAGGTGGTCGTGCCCGACGACGCCGACAGCCTGGCGGGTAGCCGACCCCTGCTGGAAGCCCTGATCCGCCAGCAGGTGCTCCGACTGCCCAACGTCAAGACCGTCACCGCCCGCGCCACCGGTCTCGTGTTCGACGGCGCCGTGACCACCGGGGTCCGCTACGACGTCGGCGGTGCGCCCGGCGTCGAGAGCGCTGACTTCGTGGTGGACGCCATGGGGCGGTCGAGCAGGCTGTCCGACTGGCTGGAGCAGGCCGGCTGGGACCGCCCGGCCATGCGACGGATGACCGTCAACCTCAACTACGCGACCGCGCTGTTCCGCCGCCGCGAGACGAACCCGGAGTTCACGGTCGTCCTGGCGCTGCACACGCCGAGGCTGTCGTCGGACGTGGCCGGTGCCGCCTTCTTCGCGGTCGAGGACGGCCGGTGGATGGCCATGATGGCCGGCTACGGGGAGAACCGGCCGGGGCGTACCGCGGCGGACTTCGTGCGCCGGCTGCGGGACCAGTTCCCACCGGAGTTCGGCGCGGTCGCCGGGAACGAGATGCTCGGCGACGTCCGGACCTACCACCACGCCGACAGCCGGCGGCGGGACTTCCACGCGCTGAAGCGGTTCCCGGCCGGTCTGGTCAGCGTCGGTGACGCCGTCGCGTCGTTCAACCCCGTCTACGGGCAGGGCATGACGGCGGCGGCCCTGCACGCGGCCTGCCTGTCGGCGTACCTGCGGTCGGGCCCGGACCTGGGCGCCACCGCGCGTCGGTTCTTCGCCCTGCAGAAGGTGGTGGTCGACGCCGCCTGGTCGACGTCGACCTCCGCCGACCTGGCGCTGCCGCACGTCGAGGGGCCGTATCCGCGCGGGTACCGGTTCTCCAGCTGGGTCAGCGGTCAGATCGTCACGGCGACCGTCACGGACGTGGCCGTCGCCCGGCGGTTCAACGAGGTCGTGTCCATGCGGGAACACCCGAGGTCGCTGGCCGCGCCGGGCGTGATCCTGGGCGCCCTGCTCGCCAACCGCCGGAGTCGCCGGCCGGCCACCGCGCGCTGACGCGCCCAACGCGCACCGTGCCGCTTGGTCAGGCGCCGAACTGCCAGGTCAGGCCGTGTCGGCTGAGCCGGCTGATCAGCAGGACGGCCAGGATCGCAAGGTCGAGTACGCCGAGGAAGGCGCCGAGCCGACCGCCGAGGCGACCGAAGCGGCCACCGCGCGGGTCCCGGGCGGCACGCAGGCCCAGCACGATGGCGAGTGGACCGAAGAGGATGTTGAACACGAACATCCCGGCGCCGCCGAGCATCAGTGCGGCCGCGGCCCGTCCGTCCAACCGGGCCGCGGCGGGGGAGTCCGGCGCAGTGGCGGCGGGACCGACAGCCGTGCCGCAGTCGGCCGCGTCGGGTCGTTCCTGGGGCAACGCGGCCCGCCGGTCCTGCGGGAAGCCGGCCGAGCGGGGCGGCGTGGGGACGGACATGGTTGCTCCCTTCGGGGTTGAGGGGTCAGCCTTCGCGGGCGCGGCGGCGGGCCAGCAACCCGGTGCCGCGGGTCAGGAACAGGACCACCCCGGCTACCAGCGCGGCGGCGGCGATGCAGAGGAAGGGCTGGTCGGCGAAGGCGGCGGTGCCGAGGATCAGGACCGCGAGCCAGAGCGTGACGATCAGTCCGAGCATGCTGTCCTCCGTGCGGGAAGGGCCGGACGGCTTCGGTGAACATGTGTTCACCCAGCCCTCAGGGTACGACAGACGGGCGTCGGTGCACAGGTGTTTACTGGTGACATGGTCCATACCGGAGTCGGCAGCGCCGCCCCCAGCCGCGCCCAGCGCAAGGAACGCACCCGCCAGGCGCTGCTGGACGCCGCGGTGCGCCTCCTGGCCGACCAGGGCCTGAGCAGCCTCAGCCTGCGCGAGGTGAGCCGCGCGGCCGGCATCGTGCCGGCCGCCTTCTACCGTCACTTCGCCGACATGGGCCAGCTCGGAGTGGCACTGGCCGAGCAGTCGCTCGGCGGGATGCGCACCGCCGAGCGGATGGTCCGGGTCGGACTGACCGGCGGTGACGAGCTGATCGAGCAGTCCATGGCGGTGCTCGTCGACGAAGTCCGCCGCCACCCGGAGCGCTACCGCTTCCTCGCCCGGGAGCGGTTCGGCGGGGTGGCCGTGGTCCGCCGTGCCATCGAGGACCAGCTCCAGCGCGGGGCCGACGAACTCGCCGCCGACCTGATGCGCGCCGATCTCCACGCCACCGCCGGCTACCTACGCGACTGGCCGGAGGCGGACGTCCGGATGGCGACCACCCTCATCGCGGACCACATGTGGCAGACCGCCGCCGCGCTGCTCGACGTCGTCGAGCACCCGGTCGCGCTGGCGGCCCTGCGCGAGCGGGCAACCCAGCAGCTTCGGCTCATCGTCGTCGGCTGCCGGAACTGGCCCGGCTGACGATCACCTGCCGGCGGCTGATCGCCCGGCTACGGCGTGGTGAGCCCGAGGCTGATCGTCTTGGTGAGGGTGGCGTTGTCGTCGTCTCCGTCCAGCGACCACACCATGGCCCCGGCCAGGCCGGCGCGCCGGATGTACAGCGTCTTCTGCAGCACGACCGCCGGATCGTCGTACGTCCAGAAGGTCGTGCCGTCGAACAGCCAGGCGTGCCCGGCGCGGAGGTCGCGGTGGACGGTGAAGCCGTTGCCAGCCAGGGTCTTGAGCTTGCGGTAGTCCTCGGACCCGGCTTCGAAGGTGGCCGGGGCCGGCCCGGCCGCGGGCTGGAACAGGCCGTCGCCGCCCCCGGTGACGCCGGTCCAGCCGCGTCCGTAGTAGGGGATGCCCAGCACCAGCTTGTCGCGGGGCGCGCCGCGGGCGATCCAGCCGTCGATCGCCACCTCGGCGGAGAAGTCCGGGTTGTCCGGTGCCCCGGCCGGTACCCGCAGCGCCGACTGCTGGTTGGTCACCGCCTCCCAGGTGCCGTGGAAGTCGTACCCCTGCACCGTGGCGAAGTCCAGGTACCGGAAGATCTTGCGCCCCTCGTATCCGGCGTCCATGGTCGCCGGGGCGGCCGGCAGGAAGGTGGTCAGCGCGAACCGCCGGTGGGTCTCGCGGCCGTACGCGTCGAGCTGCCGGCGGAACTCGGCGAGCAGCTTGGTGAAGTTCTCCCGGTCCTCCGGGCGGATCACGTTGCCGGGCTCGCCCGGCCAGTTCGGCCACTCCCAGTCCAGGTCGATGCCGTCGAAGACGCCGGCGGCGGCGCCCGGGCCCCCGCTGCCGCCGTCGAGGATCGGGAGGTTCCCCTTGAGGTAGAGGTCGATGCAGGAGGAGACGAAGGCCCTGCGGGAGGCGTCGGTGCGGGCGGCGTTCGAGAAGTACGTGGACCAGCTCCAGCCGCCCAGCGAGATCAGCACCCGCAGATCGGGGTGCTTGGCCTTGAGCTTGGCCAGTTGGCCGAAATTGCCGTTGAGCGGCTCGCCCCACGCGTCGGCGACCCCGTCGACGCTCTCCTCGGCCGGGACCGGACGCTGGTAGTCGGCCCAGGCGTCACCCTCGCCCGGCCCACCGTCCACATAGCAGCGCCCGTCCTCGCTCACGTTGCCGAAGGCGTAGTTGACGTGGGTGAGGCGACCCGCCGCCCCGGAGGTGTCGAGTTTCTTGACCGGGAAGGCCCGGCCGTAGATGCCCCACTGGGTGAAGTAGCCGACCCGGTGGTAGCCGCCGCGGCCGGTCGGGCTGCCCGCGGCGTTCGCGACGGTCGGCGGGGCGACGGTGACCAGCATCGCCGTCAGGGCGACAAGGGCGGTGCGGCGGCGGGGACGGAAGGGTCGCATCGGCACTCCCACGGACGGGCGGGATTAGTAAAGAGACCTTTCTGATCGATGACGCTAGGCCGCGCAGGTTCCGCGGGTCAAGAGCGGATCGGGAGCGTATGCCGATCGTGGCCGAGCAGCGGCGCGCCGCCGCTCCGTCTGCGGGGATATTTTGTTAGGTAGCTTGCCTTACCAAATGAAGGTCGCTAATTTGACTGCTAGCGACGAAGGTCGATGCGCGGTGAGCGTCCGGCTTCCTGCGGCATCGCCAGGCTCCGGAGGCAGTCATGACCATCGGCGGCGTACGTCTGCTCACCACCACCGCGATCCTCGCCCTCGCCGGCGCCTGGGCCGCGCCCACCGCTCCCGTCGCCGCCCAGGCGGCCCCCGTCTCGTTCACGTCCGTCGTTCCGGCGCCGGTCGTCACCGCGCCGGCGAGCGGCGTCACCTACCAGATCACCGCGACGACGACGATCTACACGGAGCCCGGCTCGTCCGCGGCCGCGGCGATCGCCGGGCAGTTCGCCGCCGTACTTCGTCGCTCAACCGGCTATGCCCTGCCGGTCGTCGACGCGCCCGGCACCACCCCGGCGGACGGCATCGCCCTGTTGTTGTCCGGGGCGCCGACGGCCGTCGGCGACGAGGGCTACCAGCTGGACGTCACCGCCGCCTCGATCGCGGTGCGCGCCGCCCAACCGGCGGGACTGTTCGCCGGCGTCCAGACCGTGCGTCAACTGCTGCCACCCGCCGTGGAGAGCGCGACGGTCCAGCCCGGGCCCTGGGAGGTCGCGGCCGGTCGCATCGTCGACTATCCGCGGTTCACGCATCGGGGCGCGATGCTCGACGTCGCACGGCACTTCCTGCCGGTCCCGGTCGTCGAGCGGTACATCGACGAGATCGCGCTCTACAAGGTCAACCGCCTGCACCTGCACCTCTCCGACGACCAGGGCTGGCGGATCGCCATCAACAGCTGGCCCAACCTCGCCGTGTACGGCGGGAGCACCCAGGTGGGCGGCGGCACCGGCGGGTACTACACCCAGGACGAATACCGGCAGATCGTCGCCTACGCCGCGGCCCGGTACGTCATGATCATCCCGGAGATCGACATGCCGGGCCACACCAACGCGGCACTCGCCTCGTACGCGGACCTCAACTGCGACGGCGTGGCCCCGAAGCTCTACACCGGCACCAAGGTCGGGTTCAGCTCGCTCTGCGTCAGCAAGGAGATCACCTACACCTTCCTCGACCAGGTCCTGGGCGAGATCGCCGGGCTGACCCCCGGGCCCTATCTGCACATCGGCGGCGACGAGGCCAGCTCCACCACCGCCACCGACTACAACACCTTCATGAACCGCGTTCAGCAGATCGTCGCGGCCCGGGGGAAGACCGTGGTGGGCTGGCACGACGTCGTCAATGCCCCGGTCCTGCCGTCGACCGTCGCGCAGTACTGGGGAACCACCACCACCAACGCCGCGGTGGCCACCGCCGCCCAGCACGGCACCAAGATCGTCATGTCTCCGGCCAACCGCGCCTACCTGGACATGAAGTACAACTCCCGCACGAGACTGGGCCAGCGCTGGGCCGGCTTCATCGACGTGCAGGACGCGTACGGCTGGGACCCGGGCAACTACCTCTCGGGCGTCGGCGAGACGTCGGTGCTCGGGGTCGAGGCGCCGCTGTGGACGGAGACGATCCAGTCGCTGGCCGACGTCGAGTACATGGCTTTCCCGCGTCTGCCGGCGATCGCCGAGCTGGGGTGGTCACCGGCGAGCACCCATGACTGGACGTCGTTCAACCAGCGGCTCGGTGCTCAGGGCCCGCGCTGGCGGGTCATGGGGATCAACTACTACCACTCCGCCCAGGTGGCCTGGCCCACCGGTTCCTGACCGCCGCGCAGCACGCGGCCCACCGCCTTGATCACATCGAGGAGGCCAACCATGTCATCGCGCCTCATCATCGACCGAACGCAGCGTCGGCACCTGTTGACCCGTCGACTGATCACGATGCTGTTCGCGACCCTGACGCTCGTGGCGAGCGTCGGACTCGTACACGTGCCGCGCGCGAGCGCCGCCACCGTCGGCTCGACCGAGCTGACGACGGGCTGGGCGTTGAGATCGGCCAACCAGGTTGCCGATCCGGGTGCGACCATCTCCCAGGTCGGCTACAACACCGCCGGCTGGAACCCGGTCTCGCTCCCGTCGACCGTGCTGGCCGGCCTGGTCGCGAACAACGTCTACCAGAACATCTACGTCGGCACGAACCTGCAGTCCGTGCCCGACCTGACCGGCCAGAACTGGTGGTTCCGGGGCCAGTTCACCGCCTCGGCCACCACCGCCGACCAGGCGTACTGGCTGCGCTTCAAGGGGATCAGCTACCGCGCCCAGATCTGGCTCAACGGCGTCCAGCTCGACGCCAACGCGGTCGGCACCATGGTGGTGCACGAGTACAACGTGACGAACCTGATCCGGCCCGGTGCGCTCAACGCGCTGGCGATCCTCGTCACCCCGCCCGCCCACGACTGCAAGGACCTCTCCTTCTGCACCGTGGACTGGAACCCGGAGGCTCCGGACATGAACGCCGGCCTCTGGGGCAGGACCCTGCTGGACACGACGGGGCCGGTCGCCCTTCGCGACCCGTACGTGAAGACCGTGCTGCCGCTGCCGGCAACCAACGCGGCCGACCTCACCGTCTACGTCGACGCCGTCAACGCCACGAGCGCCCCGGTCACCGCGACGGTCAGCGCCACCATCACCAAGGCCGGCTATCCCACCGTCTCCGTCAGCCAGCCGGTCACCCTGGCCGCCAACGAGCGCCGCGAAGTCACCTTCGACCCAGCCGGCTACCCGCAGCTGCACGTCAGCAGCCCGGCCCTGTGGTGGCCCTACCAGTACGGCAGCCCGGAGCTCTACCAGCTCGCCACCTCGGCGACCGTGGCCGGCGCCACCTCGGACACCAAGTCGATCAACTTCGGCGTCCGCCAGTTCACCGACTACCGGACCACGGTCAACGGCACGTCGTTCGTCGGCTACCAGGTCAACGGGCAGAACATCTTCTTCCGCGGCGGCGGCTACATGTGGGATCTGCTCCAGCGTTGGGACACGAAGACCAACGCCACCCACGTCCAGTACGTCAAGGACATGGGCCTCAACACCATCCGGCTGGAAGGGACCCTGGGCAACGAGGAGCTCTACGACCTGGCAGACAAGGCCGGCGTCATGATCATGCCCGGCTTCGTCTGCTGCAGCGCGTGGGAGAACGACAACACCTGGACCGCCGAACAGGAGCAGGTCGCCAACGCCTCGCTGGAGAGCCAGCTCCGCGCGCTGCGCGCCCACGCCAGCCCGTTCATGTGGAACTACGGCAGCGACCAGCCGCCGACCGCCGCTCACCTGGCCACGTACAAGAACACCGCGGCAAAGCTGCACTGGCAGAACCCGACCGTCGACAACGTGGCGACCTGGTCGAACGCCAACGCCGGGATGAAGATGGACGGCCCGTACAAGTGGGAACCGCCGCTGCTGTGGTGGGACAGCCCGGCCCAGTCGGGTAGCGCCTTCGGCACCACCGGCGAGGAGGGCACGGAGGCCCCGCCGCCGCTGGAGAGCCTGCAGAAGTTCATCCCCGCCGCAAACCTGTGGCCGATCGGGGCCACGTGGAACTACCACGCGGGCAAGCCGCGCAGCGTGTTCGACAACATCCAGGTCTACACCGACGGCGTGAACAAGCGCTACGGCGCCACCACCAGCGCCGAGGACTACTCCCGCAAGTCGGAGTTGCAGAACTACGAGAACACCCGCTCGTTCTTCGAGGCCTGGAACTCCCACGAGTACACCCAGTCGTTCGGGGTCATCTTCTGGATGCTCAACAACGCCTGGCCTTCGGTGCACTGGAACCTGTATGACTACTACCTCAAGCCCGGCGGCGGCTACTTCGGCAGCAAGAAGGCCAACGAGCCGCTGCACATCGCCTACGACTACAAGACCCGGAACGTGTACGCCGTCAACTCGACCCTGACCGGGCGGAGCGGGTTGACCGCCACGGCGACCGTGTACAACATCCCGAACCTGGGCCAGGCGTACACGACGACCGTGCCGGTCACCGCGGCCGCCAACGCCGCCACGCAGGTCCTCACCCTCCCGGCACTGACCGGCCTGTCTGCGACCTACTTCATCCGGCTGCAGCTCAAGGACTCGGCCGGCGCCGTGCTCAGCAACAACCTCTACTGGTACTCCAGCCAGCCCGACGCGCTGGGCAACAAGAAGAACTGGTACATGACGGCGGTCAAGACGTACGCCAACCTGACCGGGCTCAACAGCCTGCCGGCCAATCCCAACGTCGCGGCCAGCGTGACCCGGACCGTCGCGGGCGGGCAGGAGACCGCCACCGTCCGGCTGACCAACAACAGCCCGACGAACATCGCCTTCTTCCTGCGCCCGGAGATCACGGCCGGCAACGGGGGCAACGAGGTACTGCCGGTCACCTACACCGACAACTACGTCTCCCTGTGGCCGGGGGAGTCGACCACCATCACGGCCACCTACCAGACCAGCGACCTCGGGGGGCAGGCGCCGTACCTGCGCACCCGCGGCTACAACATCCCGACCACATCGATCCCGGTGCCGTAGCGCCGAGGGCCGGCGGGGGCGGCGCCAGCCGCCCCCGCTCCCGTCCTGCCTACAGCTTCGTGTCGGCCGGCATGTGGCGCAGCTCGATCGGCCGGCCGGCGTGCTGGGCCAGGGCGTGCGCGGCGAGCTGCACCGGGAGAATGTCGAGCACACAACCACCGAGCCCGCCGAGTCGCGGCAGCCGCACCACCAGCAGAGCACCCGACGCCGGCACGTCGGCGTCGGAGTCGGTCACCAGGACGACGTCCGCCCCGTACCGAGCGAGGTCGAGGGCGAGCGGGACCTCGCGGGCCGCGCCGAAGAGCACGACCGACCGCCCGGGGCCCGCCGTTTCCAGCGGACCGTGCAGGTATTCACGCGTGGTGAAGCTCGCGGTCGGCAGGTGCGCGGCCTCCCGCAGGAGCAGGGCGGCGGCGCCGGCCGTCGCCAGCCTTGTCCCGGCCGCCACCACGTCGACGCAGGCGGCGCCGGCGAGCGCGACCACCAGCGGCTCGGCATCGCGGCGGAGCACCTGCGTCGCCAGGTCCGGCAGCAGTCTCCAGTCGGTACGGGGCTGACCGCTCATCCGCTCGGCGAGCAGGCCGAGCGCCTGGAGCGTCGCGGTGTAGCTGAGCGTGGTCACCGCGGTGTCCTCGGCGCAGCCGAGGGCGAGGACGGTGTCGGCTGCCGCGCCCAACGGACCGTCCGGATGGTTGGTCAGGGCGAGCCGGGCGGCCGGCGCGGCGGCCAGCGCCTCGACGGTCTCGCGGCTGCGACCGGACTGGCTGATGCCGAGGAACGCGGCGGCCAGTCCGTGCGGCACGCCGTCGTGCAGGTCGGCGGCGCTCACCGCGGTCGCGGGCAGGCCGTCCGCGCGGAGGGCGGCGGCGAAGCCGGCCGCGGCGTGGGCGCTGGCCCCCATGCCGAACGCCACCAGGCTGCCCCATCGGGCCACCGCGGCGGCCTGGGCGCCCACCGGGCCGGCCAGCGCCGTCCGGACCGCCTCGGCCGATCGGCGCAGGTTGTCCGGCTGCGC
This sequence is a window from Micromonospora sp. NBRC 110009. Protein-coding genes within it:
- a CDS encoding MalY/PatB family protein, giving the protein MASPAPSADGSAAQNPLTLLTLNELRQRTSVKWRMHPPDVLPLWVAEQDVPLAPPVADALRRAIDLGDTGYAYGTAYAEALGDFAAGRWGWPDFRVDHTTVVPDVMMGIVEVLRLVTDPGDAVVLCSPVYPPFYAFVSHAGRQVIEAPLGPDLRMDPAALDEAFRRARACGHRPAFLLCNPHNPTGVVHRRDELEAVAALADRHGLRVISDEIHAPLVLPGARFTPYLTVAGAENAFALTSASKAWNLAGLKAALAVAGPQAAADLNRMPEEVSHGPSHLGVLAHTAAFRAGGRWLDLLLDGLDANRTLLETLLAKHLPSVTYHRPEGTYLAWLDCTALGVPTEQPAGEPGVASDVAGPARMFLDRARVALSSGHVFGTGGAGFVRLNFATSPAILTDAVTRMGQAVDAHHPSAG
- a CDS encoding FAD-dependent oxidoreductase; translation: MSLSPARVFAALNAVRPPERSAPVMGRAVVVGGSVAGLLAARVLSDHAESVVIIDRDEAQAPGERPGVPQGTQLHALLPGGFLQLEQLFPGFREQALAQGAIEAPPAARRNYLDGRLKVVVPDDADSLAGSRPLLEALIRQQVLRLPNVKTVTARATGLVFDGAVTTGVRYDVGGAPGVESADFVVDAMGRSSRLSDWLEQAGWDRPAMRRMTVNLNYATALFRRRETNPEFTVVLALHTPRLSSDVAGAAFFAVEDGRWMAMMAGYGENRPGRTAADFVRRLRDQFPPEFGAVAGNEMLGDVRTYHHADSRRRDFHALKRFPAGLVSVGDAVASFNPVYGQGMTAAALHAACLSAYLRSGPDLGATARRFFALQKVVVDAAWSTSTSADLALPHVEGPYPRGYRFSSWVSGQIVTATVTDVAVARRFNEVVSMREHPRSLAAPGVILGALLANRRSRRPATAR
- a CDS encoding TetR family transcriptional regulator, with amino-acid sequence MVHTGVGSAAPSRAQRKERTRQALLDAAVRLLADQGLSSLSLREVSRAAGIVPAAFYRHFADMGQLGVALAEQSLGGMRTAERMVRVGLTGGDELIEQSMAVLVDEVRRHPERYRFLARERFGGVAVVRRAIEDQLQRGADELAADLMRADLHATAGYLRDWPEADVRMATTLIADHMWQTAAALLDVVEHPVALAALRERATQQLRLIVVGCRNWPG
- a CDS encoding glycoside hydrolase family 18 protein, which codes for MRPFRPRRRTALVALTAMLVTVAPPTVANAAGSPTGRGGYHRVGYFTQWGIYGRAFPVKKLDTSGAAGRLTHVNYAFGNVSEDGRCYVDGGPGEGDAWADYQRPVPAEESVDGVADAWGEPLNGNFGQLAKLKAKHPDLRVLISLGGWSWSTYFSNAARTDASRRAFVSSCIDLYLKGNLPILDGGSGGPGAAAGVFDGIDLDWEWPNWPGEPGNVIRPEDRENFTKLLAEFRRQLDAYGRETHRRFALTTFLPAAPATMDAGYEGRKIFRYLDFATVQGYDFHGTWEAVTNQQSALRVPAGAPDNPDFSAEVAIDGWIARGAPRDKLVLGIPYYGRGWTGVTGGGDGLFQPAAGPAPATFEAGSEDYRKLKTLAGNGFTVHRDLRAGHAWLFDGTTFWTYDDPAVVLQKTLYIRRAGLAGAMVWSLDGDDDNATLTKTISLGLTTP
- a CDS encoding family 20 glycosylhydrolase, giving the protein MTIGGVRLLTTTAILALAGAWAAPTAPVAAQAAPVSFTSVVPAPVVTAPASGVTYQITATTTIYTEPGSSAAAAIAGQFAAVLRRSTGYALPVVDAPGTTPADGIALLLSGAPTAVGDEGYQLDVTAASIAVRAAQPAGLFAGVQTVRQLLPPAVESATVQPGPWEVAAGRIVDYPRFTHRGAMLDVARHFLPVPVVERYIDEIALYKVNRLHLHLSDDQGWRIAINSWPNLAVYGGSTQVGGGTGGYYTQDEYRQIVAYAAARYVMIIPEIDMPGHTNAALASYADLNCDGVAPKLYTGTKVGFSSLCVSKEITYTFLDQVLGEIAGLTPGPYLHIGGDEASSTTATDYNTFMNRVQQIVAARGKTVVGWHDVVNAPVLPSTVAQYWGTTTTNAAVATAAQHGTKIVMSPANRAYLDMKYNSRTRLGQRWAGFIDVQDAYGWDPGNYLSGVGETSVLGVEAPLWTETIQSLADVEYMAFPRLPAIAELGWSPASTHDWTSFNQRLGAQGPRWRVMGINYYHSAQVAWPTGS
- a CDS encoding glycoside hydrolase family 2 protein translates to MSSRLIIDRTQRRHLLTRRLITMLFATLTLVASVGLVHVPRASAATVGSTELTTGWALRSANQVADPGATISQVGYNTAGWNPVSLPSTVLAGLVANNVYQNIYVGTNLQSVPDLTGQNWWFRGQFTASATTADQAYWLRFKGISYRAQIWLNGVQLDANAVGTMVVHEYNVTNLIRPGALNALAILVTPPAHDCKDLSFCTVDWNPEAPDMNAGLWGRTLLDTTGPVALRDPYVKTVLPLPATNAADLTVYVDAVNATSAPVTATVSATITKAGYPTVSVSQPVTLAANERREVTFDPAGYPQLHVSSPALWWPYQYGSPELYQLATSATVAGATSDTKSINFGVRQFTDYRTTVNGTSFVGYQVNGQNIFFRGGGYMWDLLQRWDTKTNATHVQYVKDMGLNTIRLEGTLGNEELYDLADKAGVMIMPGFVCCSAWENDNTWTAEQEQVANASLESQLRALRAHASPFMWNYGSDQPPTAAHLATYKNTAAKLHWQNPTVDNVATWSNANAGMKMDGPYKWEPPLLWWDSPAQSGSAFGTTGEEGTEAPPPLESLQKFIPAANLWPIGATWNYHAGKPRSVFDNIQVYTDGVNKRYGATTSAEDYSRKSELQNYENTRSFFEAWNSHEYTQSFGVIFWMLNNAWPSVHWNLYDYYLKPGGGYFGSKKANEPLHIAYDYKTRNVYAVNSTLTGRSGLTATATVYNIPNLGQAYTTTVPVTAAANAATQVLTLPALTGLSATYFIRLQLKDSAGAVLSNNLYWYSSQPDALGNKKNWYMTAVKTYANLTGLNSLPANPNVAASVTRTVAGGQETATVRLTNNSPTNIAFFLRPEITAGNGGNEVLPVTYTDNYVSLWPGESTTITATYQTSDLGGQAPYLRTRGYNIPTTSIPVP
- a CDS encoding SIS domain-containing protein, which codes for MTLPYLDGVLAQPDNLRRSAEAVRTALAGPVGAQAAAVARWGSLVAFGMGASAHAAAGFAAALRADGLPATAVSAADLHDGVPHGLAAAFLGISQSGRSRETVEALAAAPAARLALTNHPDGPLGAAADTVLALGCAEDTAVTTLSYTATLQALGLLAERMSGQPRTDWRLLPDLATQVLRRDAEPLVVALAGAACVDVVAAGTRLATAGAAALLLREAAHLPTASFTTREYLHGPLETAGPGRSVVLFGAAREVPLALDLARYGADVVLVTDSDADVPASGALLVVRLPRLGGLGGCVLDILPVQLAAHALAQHAGRPIELRHMPADTKL